CTGACTCCTCGATGTGATAATTCCTTCCATGAAATACAACCGTTCTCCCAAGTGACGCAATGACGAGTATGTGCATGACTCTGGAGGGAAAGGGTCTACATCTGTCTCTGCTTGTGCCTCGGGTTGGTTTTACAATAGACGTACCACCGGCCCCGCCTCTTCACCAGGTAACAGTCCCTGCAGCGCTTCTTAAGAACAACCTTGCTTTTGAAACTCAGCGCGGGCAGCAGGCGGGGCAGGAGGCCGGGTGAGAGAAGTGAGCGTGCTTCTGCCCCGGCTTTCACAGCCACGGGGGCTGCACCTCGAAGGGATCCCATCAGAAATGTGGAGAGGACTCGAGGCTTCACTGTGTGACGACTAAGATATAGCAGAGGGTTCACCATCTTCCTTATAAAAAGATTTGCCATGTTGTGGCGAATCtatgggagagagaaaaaaaggtgtTATAGCTTCTCCTGCGATTCCACCTGCTCTTTAAGGCTTCCTTTTCCCTATTTCACTGAGGCTTGGGAAGAGAGGGACTTTGGGGTCGGAGGGCATTCCAGTACcagctgcagcctcgacctgagCTTCAACACTGCCTTAATCAGCCAAGTGTGCCAGGAGAATAAGGGGCAGTGGACGgtggcttccttcccttcccgCTTGCTGCAAATGTAGGCGAGTGTGCAAAGCCCCGCGATGTTGAGGAGCGGCTCACTTGGCTTGGAGGGAGCTTAAACTTAGGCCTCATCCCTTTCCAAACAGTTACACCAGAGCAAGGGCGGTTCAACTGATGAGCTCCTCCCTCCAACTTTCCCCACTCCCAGGGGCCCTCCTTCGGGCCAGCTTCGGGACAAACCCCAGGGACAGCGACCCCCTGGCCCCGGCCCTGGAAGGGCACGGAGCTCTGGGAGCCGGCCGCCCGCCCCTGCTTCCCCATGCGCCCCAGCCCCTAGGGTTCAGCGGCCCCGGCTGGGAGGAGCTGGGTCTGCAGGGCCCAGAGGACACCGCGGCACCGAGGCCGGCCCTGCGCGCTGGCTGTAGCGTCGCGTTAGGGAGCCGCCGGGTCCCCCGCCCTGGGTTCGCTGGGCACCCCCTCCCGTCGGCCCTGTCGGGGGCCCATGGTCGGACCCGCGCCCCCCACTCTGGCCCTCTGAGACCGCCAGGCCCCAGGCCACGCTCCTCTGACCGCGGCCCACTAGGAAAGACAGGCCCGAGGGTTTCAGGGTGGCTGGCCCCACCCTTTCGCAGCCCCAACCCTCAGGACACCCAGGACCACTGACCAGAGAAGACGGCACCCGTACCTGGCCGCACGCTCTAACCCAGCGCCGTTCCCCGCGTCTGCGCACTGGCGCGCCGACGCCGCTGCCAGGAAGAAAGATGGCGGCAGTGGGGTCACGTGGCGTGTCCACATCCAGTGCGGGGCGCAGAGACGCAGCCGCGAGTGCGCAGGCGCTGGAGTCCGACGCATCACTCCCCGACTGCGCACTACCTGCGGGCCACCGGGATCGCCGCCTTGTGGGACTGCAGCGCtctcgggaaaaaaaaatgcaaaaacaggaACGAAAATGGATATCCGGAACGAAAAAGAAATTACAACCAATTAGACCTTAGAAAATCTGCCAAATACCAATGTCAAAACAAACTGAGAAGGAGGACATGTTTTTAAGTGGACAGGAGAAATGTAAACAGGTTCCGGGAAACGAGTGGAGACGGGCAGTAGTTGCAGCTGGTTACGGCTATTTTTCCCAACATTATGAGAAACTTCAGACatacagaaaaaaggaaagaattttactGTGAACACCCATATACTTGCCACCTAGATTCTACACTTAGCTCGCTTATCCCTGCCTTTTCAGGTATCTACCCGTGACTCCATCCGCCTTCCTTTGTGTGTCCAGGTGAGTTGCAAACGTGGCTGCATCCACCCCGCGCCCCCTGCAGGCCCCAACGCTTCATCCCAGCTCCCGCTTTTCGCACCTGACCCGGCAAACACCGGCCAGGGCGCTGGAGTTTATCAACTCCAGAACAAATCTCCCTCTGACCACCGCGTTTGCTGGGACATCTTTCCACTTTCAGGAGGTTTTTACGTGCATTCTTGTTTCTCATCGCCTTTCCCCCTCTTCAGCCTCTCACCGGCGACTCATCCATCACTACTGTTCTGTTCTTCGAGTCACCTGGTCCTCAGGCTCTGACCACAGCAAATAAAAGCTGGATGCTGGAGCGTTAAGCTGGGATTTATACCAAGTCAGCTCTAAGCAAAATGGGCCTTTTTAGAGGCTGTATTTGCATGCTGTAAAATCAATTGGTGTACTAGGCTCTGTGGCAGAAATCCCCCAAATATACTTTTCCTCCGCGGTTCCCCATAACCACACTCAGGAACGCTTGCCTTGAGGAGAATGCACTTCCAGTCTCTTCGGCTAAGCAGTCGACTCCTTCacccaacatatatatatatatatttttttgatatttaaacGTCTCATGATTATCGGttaccataaaaatataaacaatgtatTTTCAGTTTACATCCTCCCCTGCCTTTTCCCTTAAATAAGAACCACTGGGTACTCCTAAGCGCTGAAGATTGCGCACACCATTGCCTGCCTTATCAGGGCCCTAGCTCCAGCCTGCGGCTACAACTGCGTGAGGCTGCACCTGCTGGCGCAACGGGGCAGCGCCTGCGCACCCTCTGCCTCTGCCCGCGCGCTCCCCAGGGCGAAATAAGTCCCGGGGGTTTGGCGCTGCCAGAAGCCGTGCGCATGCGTCCGCGCTGAGGGAAGTTGCGCCGGGTCAAAGGTCAGCTGCTCAAAATGGCGGCGTCGGTGACCTTCTACCGGCTGCTGAGCCGGTGCGGCAAGGCGGCGCGGAGCCGGCCCCTGGGCGCCAGGTGTTTCGGGGTTCGGGTCTCGCCGACCGGGGAGAAGATCACACACACTGGCCAGGTAACGGCCGCTGAGTACAGGATGCCCCTTTCTCCGGCCGCTCCTTAGGCGGCTGGTGGCGGTGGGCTCGCCGGGCATCCGCAGCTCTGGTTCTGCGCCGCCAGCAGCGCAGGTCGGGGTAAGGTTGTGCTTCTGTCGCTCACGCGCCGGGGAGGACGCTCACGGGTCGGGACGGTGGCGGCAGCCTGTAGCGGTGGGTCTCGTCCTTCCAGGGCCTACGGGCAGCACTTGCTGTGGACTGGCTGCCCATAGGCGATCTGTGGCCGCCGATTCTTTAGGCCAGAACGTTTAGAATTTGTGtaatattcaataataaattttagtaaCCTGAGAAGTCGGTTGTAGTCCAAAGCACAAAAAAGTCGTAAtccaaaatgaagaacaaaggcCCATGTGTATATTGGAATGTGCCCTAGTAGATTTAAGGGGGGGATGTTAAAGCTCTGACCGTATGCGAAAGAAGGTTGGAGGCGGTTCTCCTCGGTCAGGATTTGTCCCTCCGCCTTAGCTCCACCTTCCCGGGCTATGTCTCTACGCTGCTCTCTGATTCAGGTGATCACCGGTTTTCATCCCAGGTATCTTGCTAAAAATGCCTCTGATTACACCGAGTACTGTGCCCCTCACTTGTTTGACTTTTCATCAATGGcctaaaagttaagaaaaacacTTTCCTGTAATATTTGTGATTGATATGAAGTGTCTTCTTTCAGAATTAGGCTGTAAAAGTCACACatggcctttttgtttttttccaggtTTATGATGATAAAGACTACAGGAGAATTCGGTTTGTAGATCGTCAGAAAGAGGTGAGTAAAAGATCTATTGAAGAGGGGTAAGCTTTCATAAAACTTTTATGTAACCaacaagaaataataattaatatataagatttaaataaatttttcccATATTGCAAGCACCCTAACAGTTCTGGATGAGGTTCTACCTTTCTTATAATATTAATTGTGTCTATTTCTGACTTGTTTCCCTGTGAAACACATAACATTGTAACCGTAGTTCTGGTTTACATATAAATGGAagtgacctttttaaaaattcttgtgtCTTACTCTTCTGAGACTCTCAGATTTAAGTAAATCatatcaacttaaaaaaattactcttttaaCCACCTGGAGGtgtgttttttatagttttcaccaAATAAATTAGTATGTGTTTTTTACAGGTACTTACACTGACAAGCTGAAAATGGCACATGAGTTTTTCTTCCCTTA
This sequence is a window from Papio anubis isolate 15944 chromosome 5, Panubis1.0, whole genome shotgun sequence. Protein-coding genes within it:
- the NDUFS6 gene encoding NADH dehydrogenase [ubiquinone] iron-sulfur protein 6, mitochondrial produces the protein MAASVTFYRLLSRCGKAARSRPLGARCFGVRVSPTGEKITHTGQVYDDKDYRRIRFVDRQKEVNENFAIDLIAEQPVSEVQTRVIACDGGGGALGHPKVYINLDKETKTGTCGYCGLQFRQHPH
- the MRPL36 gene encoding 39S ribosomal protein L36, mitochondrial is translated as MANLFIRKMVNPLLYLSRHTVKPRVLSTFLMGSLRGAAPVAVKAGAEARSLLSPGLLPRLLPALSFKSKVVLKKRCRDCYLVKRRGRWYVYCKTNPRHKQRQM